A region from the Colwellia sp. PAMC 21821 genome encodes:
- the hutH gene encoding histidine ammonia-lyase, with protein MTFKYGIDHLDLDIVNGIANGSIKAELCQEALDKINISRARVDKMAASDVAVYGINTGFGPLCDTQITPEQTNLLQTNLLITHAVGVGEPIDKAISKLMLITKVHALSKGFSGIRLETVERMLAFLELDLIPVVPEQGSVGASGDLAPLSHLFLPLLGEGEFWQSKAGQADKIIPAAQALKEHGLAPMELHAKEGLALINGTQFILAHAITGLTKMRYLLNLADLTGAMSIEGMQGSQSPFREELHATRPFPGNLEVAERMRMFFTGSENMSSHTNCGRVQDPYSLRCIPQVHGASRNAYKHLNELTEIEMNSVTDNPIVISSEEAISGGNFHGQPLAMVLDYASIASAELGNISDRRCYLLLEGLHGLPRLLTASGGLNSGMMIPQYTTAALVTENKSLCFPPSADSVPTSMGQEDHVSMGSISSRQFNQILGNLEKIIAIELMYAAQAIEFRRPNKCSDIIEKNFQVIRAKVAKLEEDRLLKPDIDAMIALVRSQAFTVSFDA; from the coding sequence ATGACATTTAAATACGGTATCGACCATCTAGATCTTGATATTGTTAATGGTATTGCCAACGGCAGTATCAAAGCAGAACTTTGCCAAGAAGCGTTAGATAAAATTAATATCAGTCGTGCAAGAGTTGATAAAATGGCGGCATCCGATGTCGCTGTATATGGTATTAATACCGGTTTCGGGCCGTTATGTGATACGCAAATTACACCTGAACAAACCAATTTACTGCAAACGAATTTACTAATTACGCATGCAGTTGGTGTGGGTGAACCGATTGACAAAGCTATTTCAAAACTGATGTTGATCACCAAGGTACATGCACTAAGCAAAGGTTTTTCAGGCATTCGTTTAGAAACAGTTGAAAGAATGTTAGCGTTTCTAGAACTTGACCTTATCCCTGTTGTTCCAGAGCAAGGCTCTGTAGGCGCATCAGGCGATTTAGCGCCACTGTCACATTTATTTTTACCGTTGCTCGGTGAAGGCGAGTTCTGGCAAAGCAAAGCAGGACAAGCTGACAAAATAATCCCAGCCGCACAAGCACTAAAAGAGCATGGTTTAGCGCCAATGGAATTACACGCAAAAGAAGGCTTAGCGTTAATTAATGGTACACAGTTTATTTTAGCGCACGCTATCACTGGCTTAACTAAGATGCGTTACTTGCTAAATTTAGCTGACTTAACCGGTGCAATGAGCATCGAAGGCATGCAAGGTAGTCAGTCGCCGTTTAGAGAAGAACTGCACGCTACTCGACCGTTCCCGGGTAATTTAGAAGTTGCTGAACGCATGAGAATGTTCTTTACTGGCTCTGAAAACATGTCATCTCACACCAACTGTGGACGTGTGCAAGACCCATACTCACTGCGCTGTATTCCACAAGTTCACGGTGCATCTCGTAACGCCTATAAGCATTTAAATGAACTCACTGAAATTGAAATGAACTCTGTCACTGATAACCCTATCGTTATCAGCAGTGAAGAAGCTATTTCGGGTGGTAACTTCCACGGCCAACCTTTAGCTATGGTGCTTGATTATGCCTCGATTGCGAGTGCAGAACTGGGTAATATTTCTGACCGTCGCTGTTACTTATTGTTAGAAGGTTTACATGGTTTACCTCGTTTATTAACCGCTTCAGGCGGTTTAAATTCAGGCATGATGATCCCGCAATATACTACCGCGGCGTTAGTAACCGAAAACAAATCGCTTTGTTTTCCACCTTCTGCTGACAGTGTACCAACATCAATGGGGCAAGAAGATCATGTGTCTATGGGCAGTATTTCAAGTCGACAGTTTAATCAGATCTTAGGCAATTTAGAAAAAATTATTGCGATTGAACTTATGTATGCTGCACAAGCGATTGAGTTTAGACGCCCTAATAAATGTTCAGACATTATTGAGAAAAACTTCCAAGTGATCAGAGCGAAAGTGGCAAAACTTGAAGAAGATAGACTATTAAAACCTGATATTGATGCCATGATAGCATTAGTTAGATCTCAAGCATTTACCGTTAGCTTTGATGCATAA
- the hutC gene encoding histidine utilization repressor, with protein MTQVKIAKYRVIKQYICGKIESGQWLEHSKVPSENELSEQFSVSRMTARRALQELTEQGLLVRSQGSGTFVATFKSQSSLLEIRNIADEIDDRGHQYHAEQLTLKAVEVNEEIAILLSLKAGDIAYFSSVLHFENNSPIQLEQRFVNPKLVANYLKQDFTQITPHEYLSSEAPLTEATHEVEAVLAKDEINQLLAISNTTPCLQVKRRTWSSQGVVSLAILTAPGNKYRLGSHLIF; from the coding sequence ATGACACAAGTAAAAATAGCAAAATATAGAGTTATAAAACAATATATTTGTGGAAAAATAGAGTCAGGACAGTGGCTTGAACATAGTAAAGTGCCCTCGGAAAATGAACTGTCGGAACAGTTCTCTGTTAGTAGAATGACCGCACGTCGTGCTTTACAAGAGCTAACAGAGCAAGGATTGTTAGTGCGTTCACAAGGTTCTGGCACTTTTGTTGCGACCTTTAAATCCCAGTCTTCATTATTAGAAATCCGAAATATAGCAGATGAGATAGATGACCGTGGGCATCAATATCATGCTGAGCAACTGACCTTAAAGGCCGTTGAAGTTAATGAAGAAATAGCAATATTATTGTCCCTTAAAGCCGGTGACATAGCCTACTTCTCAAGCGTACTACACTTTGAAAATAATTCACCTATTCAATTAGAGCAACGCTTTGTTAATCCCAAATTAGTCGCTAATTATCTCAAGCAAGACTTTACACAAATAACACCCCATGAATATTTATCATCAGAAGCGCCACTAACAGAAGCCACACATGAAGTGGAGGCTGTCTTAGCGAAAGATGAAATCAACCAATTATTGGCTATTAGCAATACTACCCCTTGTTTACAGGTCAAGCGTCGTACCTGGTCAAGTCAAGGTGTTGTCAGCTTAGCCATATTAACGGCACCGGGTAATAAATACCGCTTAGGTAGCCACTTAATTTTTTAG
- the hutI gene encoding imidazolonepropionase, whose amino-acid sequence MSTETQTWQTLWTNVNLATMTEGATGYASIENGAIAIANGKIAWLGTKAELPSFDEKKVQVIDGKGAWLTPGLVDCHTHIVYGGNRANEFEMRLEGKSYEEIANAGGGIVSTVKATRAASETELFNSALKRLTTLHQQGVTTIEIKSGYGLDTDNEIKMLNVAKKLGHTLPVTVLKTFLGAHALPVEYKDRADAYIDLVCEEMIPKISAKNLADAVDVFCEGIGFSLAQTEKVFSAAKAHNLPIKVHAEQLSNLGGTELAAKYQALSSDHIEFLDEAGIKAMKEADMTAVLLPGAFYFLRETQLPPMELLRKHGVSMAIATDSNPGSSPISSLQLMLNMACTFFRLTPAEALAGVTCHGAKTLGLAKSKGQLAIGFDADIACWDIEQPAELCYQFGVNPLTHLMQAGKMVI is encoded by the coding sequence ATGTCGACTGAAACACAAACTTGGCAAACGCTTTGGACAAATGTCAATTTAGCTACCATGACCGAAGGTGCAACAGGTTACGCCAGTATTGAAAATGGTGCGATAGCCATTGCCAACGGAAAAATTGCTTGGCTGGGCACTAAAGCCGAGCTACCTAGTTTCGATGAAAAAAAGGTGCAAGTAATTGATGGTAAGGGCGCTTGGCTAACCCCAGGTTTAGTCGACTGTCATACCCATATTGTTTATGGTGGCAACCGCGCTAATGAATTTGAAATGCGCCTTGAAGGCAAAAGTTATGAAGAAATTGCCAATGCCGGCGGAGGTATTGTTTCAACGGTTAAAGCTACTCGTGCAGCGAGTGAGACTGAGCTGTTCAACAGTGCTTTAAAACGTTTAACAACATTGCACCAGCAAGGCGTTACTACCATTGAAATTAAATCAGGTTATGGTTTAGACACCGATAATGAAATTAAAATGTTAAACGTCGCCAAAAAACTTGGCCACACATTACCTGTAACAGTACTTAAAACATTTTTAGGTGCCCACGCCTTGCCTGTTGAGTACAAAGACCGCGCGGATGCATATATCGATTTGGTCTGTGAAGAGATGATCCCTAAAATATCGGCAAAAAACTTGGCTGATGCCGTTGATGTATTTTGTGAAGGTATCGGCTTTAGTTTAGCGCAAACCGAGAAAGTGTTTAGCGCGGCAAAAGCGCATAATTTGCCTATAAAAGTACATGCTGAACAGTTATCAAACTTAGGGGGGACTGAGTTAGCCGCAAAATACCAGGCACTTTCTTCAGATCATATTGAATTCCTAGACGAGGCTGGTATTAAAGCGATGAAAGAAGCTGATATGACGGCAGTTTTGTTACCGGGTGCCTTTTACTTCTTGCGCGAAACTCAATTACCGCCAATGGAGCTGTTACGAAAACATGGGGTAAGTATGGCTATTGCCACCGACTCAAATCCTGGTTCATCGCCGATAAGTTCTCTGCAACTTATGCTGAACATGGCTTGCACATTCTTTAGATTAACACCTGCAGAAGCGCTTGCAGGCGTTACATGCCATGGCGCTAAAACGTTAGGGCTTGCTAAAAGCAAAGGGCAGCTGGCGATAGGCTTTGACGCCGATATTGCTTGCTGGGATATAGAGCAACCAGCCGAGTTATGTTATCAGTTTGGTGTTAATCCTTTGACTCACTTAATGCAAGCAGGAAAAATGGTTATTTAA
- a CDS encoding GGDEF domain-containing phosphodiesterase, giving the protein MGFVMASYSAARLVMFSLFAIILSFSFISFEASAASESFSFIEFNIAFVLGLSLPVLLMVFIIKPRPAIKKRLPVLLTIALLGLLYSLNFHPQNHLYTSLIFGCLIFQIISYWSCNYHLVGKTLSSSFSLKNGLFFGLFCIYIFALYSAVVSASVAWLLMASVQVIITLIYIWLSRNTSHEVNIRSLTLLAINIVFAAGIYFWLAGNLALNLLVAISVTTYLLAMANGCWHIITTLITRENDHKALSTRPQVQVSYDPTTNLPNYQYALSFFEQSIVNNDSARYAVIIFKPINFQQINGVLGHHNSDILLLQLAYCLQKSIESKDELLNFSTPESPVRLARLQGLHFLLVMDVSQTKHSEDLIIEQLCKELALAVPGPMSFKSFSSFFKLAFGVAFVGQNSHNLTEVISWAEDALLQAEKQQKLVGFFNQEIAIFNQQQLHKMEQLKYAIQHNTLQWSLQPQVKVQSKRLIGFEMQVSWQRQDDEILNLADMMVIAEQSGDSYTLSRQIVSQAFKAIAELQHLNMSIPVAIKLPENSLLEPDLIDYIEQQAETHNVDCQWLMVEVQEAILLMSSPQAKASIDQLKSLGVKISIDQFSGSYEALRYIRRMAVSGIKIDCYSLAKATAGSSDKAIINALITLTRKMDLPLIGTNINVIAIEEMFIAMGGEFGQGQRYSAGITQEELPYWLTAWQKQYPDNA; this is encoded by the coding sequence TTGGGTTTTGTTATGGCTAGCTACAGTGCTGCGCGCCTTGTTATGTTTTCTTTGTTTGCAATCATTTTAAGCTTCAGTTTTATCTCCTTTGAAGCCAGTGCTGCGAGTGAGTCTTTCTCATTTATTGAGTTTAATATTGCCTTTGTTTTAGGCTTAAGTTTACCGGTATTATTAATGGTATTTATCATTAAACCTAGGCCGGCTATTAAAAAACGTTTACCTGTTTTGTTGACCATAGCTTTACTTGGTTTGCTGTATTCCTTGAATTTTCACCCTCAAAATCACCTTTATACTAGTTTAATTTTTGGCTGCTTAATTTTCCAAATAATCAGTTATTGGTCGTGTAATTATCATCTTGTTGGCAAAACCTTAAGTTCCAGCTTTAGCCTGAAAAATGGGCTTTTCTTTGGACTCTTTTGTATATACATATTTGCACTTTACTCAGCCGTAGTAAGTGCTTCAGTTGCTTGGCTGCTTATGGCGAGTGTGCAAGTTATTATTACGCTGATCTATATTTGGTTATCTCGAAATACCAGTCACGAAGTTAATATTCGCTCATTAACTTTACTGGCCATTAATATCGTTTTTGCCGCGGGCATTTATTTTTGGCTAGCAGGGAACTTAGCATTAAACTTACTTGTTGCGATTAGCGTGACAACGTATTTGTTAGCCATGGCGAATGGCTGCTGGCACATAATTACTACTTTAATTACGCGAGAAAACGATCACAAGGCGCTGTCGACTCGACCACAGGTTCAGGTGTCTTACGACCCAACAACCAACTTGCCTAACTATCAATATGCCTTATCTTTTTTTGAGCAAAGTATCGTCAACAACGATTCTGCCCGTTATGCGGTCATTATCTTTAAACCTATAAATTTTCAACAAATTAATGGTGTGTTAGGTCATCATAATTCAGATATTTTACTGTTACAGCTGGCGTATTGCTTACAAAAATCGATTGAAAGTAAAGATGAGTTACTGAACTTTTCAACACCAGAGTCGCCGGTTAGGCTTGCTCGCTTGCAAGGACTTCATTTTTTACTCGTGATGGATGTGTCACAAACCAAGCACAGTGAAGATCTTATTATTGAACAACTTTGTAAAGAGCTTGCGCTTGCTGTACCAGGACCGATGAGTTTTAAAAGTTTTTCGTCATTTTTTAAACTAGCTTTTGGTGTTGCTTTTGTTGGTCAAAATAGCCATAACCTGACTGAAGTTATTTCCTGGGCTGAAGACGCATTATTGCAAGCTGAAAAACAGCAAAAATTAGTCGGCTTTTTCAATCAAGAGATCGCTATTTTTAATCAGCAACAATTGCATAAAATGGAACAGCTCAAATATGCCATTCAACATAATACGTTGCAGTGGAGCCTTCAACCTCAAGTGAAAGTACAAAGTAAACGCCTTATCGGCTTTGAAATGCAAGTCAGCTGGCAACGCCAAGATGATGAGATTTTAAACCTTGCTGATATGATGGTGATTGCTGAACAAAGTGGTGATTCTTATACCTTGAGTCGACAAATAGTGAGTCAGGCCTTTAAGGCGATAGCCGAGCTTCAGCACTTAAATATGTCGATACCCGTTGCGATTAAGTTACCGGAGAATAGTTTATTAGAACCTGATCTTATTGATTATATTGAACAACAAGCAGAGACGCATAACGTTGATTGTCAGTGGCTGATGGTGGAAGTTCAAGAGGCAATATTGCTAATGTCTTCACCCCAAGCTAAAGCGAGTATTGATCAGCTAAAATCACTCGGGGTTAAGATTTCTATTGATCAATTTTCAGGTAGTTACGAAGCCTTAAGATATATTCGTCGCATGGCGGTGAGTGGCATTAAAATAGATTGTTATTCTCTCGCAAAAGCGACAGCAGGCTCTTCTGATAAAGCCATCATCAATGCGCTAATTACCTTAACACGCAAAATGGATCTACCATTAATTGGTACTAATATTAATGTCATCGCAATCGAAGAAATGTTTATTGCAATGGGAGGGGAATTTGGTCAAGGGCAGCGCTATAGTGCAGGAATAACCCAAGAAGAATTACCATACTGGTTAACAGCATGGCAAAAACAGTATCCTGATAATGCTTAA
- the rraA gene encoding ribonuclease E activity regulator RraA, translated as MEYNTSELCDIYTDLIDVLEPVFSNYGGRSSFGGKVVTIKCFENNGLIAELAETDGTGKVLVIDGGGSTRRALIDINIAEQAAKNNWEGIICFGSVRDVDALEDIDIGIQGLLSIPVGASTSNIGESDLAINFAGVTFLPDDHIYADNTGVILSPDPLDID; from the coding sequence ATGGAATACAACACTTCAGAACTGTGTGATATTTACACTGATTTAATCGATGTACTTGAGCCAGTATTTAGTAATTACGGTGGCAGAAGCTCGTTTGGTGGAAAAGTTGTAACCATAAAGTGCTTTGAGAATAATGGCTTGATCGCCGAGTTAGCCGAAACTGACGGCACGGGTAAAGTATTGGTTATTGATGGTGGAGGCTCAACACGCCGGGCGCTTATTGATATTAATATTGCAGAGCAAGCGGCGAAAAATAACTGGGAAGGCATCATTTGCTTTGGCAGCGTTCGCGACGTTGACGCTTTAGAAGATATTGATATTGGTATTCAAGGTTTACTGTCGATTCCCGTTGGCGCAAGCACCAGTAATATTGGTGAAAGCGATCTAGCTATAAACTTTGCTGGCGTGACATTTTTACCTGACGATCATATTTATGCAGATAATACGGGTGTCATTTTATCTCCAGATCCCTTAGATATCGACTAG
- a CDS encoding bifunctional diguanylate cyclase/phosphodiesterase, translating to MADREFAHSLIYSTETLIFSILALLLLAYYRGFGRTYVKFWLISLSALAVNQLSLTFESIFNQQEVGSFIDITIALSRQISNYLYFLFLMLGIYSATKQKKISSQVISIGVIAAIAIGTVAALLYGFDSNSVFNRFYLRESLAAFIFGCGFITTACYLFSSNIKHFSGKILLIFCFLVGARFVAFSFASVVSLTEDWFRHLTEWLIYVDLGIHTTLGFIILIWMQGAERHIADTAINRAKYLDKHDALTGVLNREQVLEKLTNEIKIAEDDGKKLCIYLLDIKRFKFVNDTYGLKVGDLILGETARRLNHSLLKPKVVGRLSGDSFLYVIDYDNEQQQLTAVDHIHALITRPYQVAQQEVHLQCSVGYCDFPSDANNADDLIQKSNLAIFQARSHNIQSVKYEAGMQSHGRHLLVMAKEIRQAITNEELVLHFQPQLNLKNNRLEAAEVLVRWQHPDKGLLAPGQFFDDIAALNLFSELDNYVLDKTCQTIAKWYKTYRRRVPLAINITADEFQATNFIRNIKLLLKKYEIPPIYLELEITENVVITDIELVMKTIIELQNMGIKVSIDDFGTGYSSLAYLRRLPIDKIKIDRSFIQEVASNDSDLTIVKTMIELSHGLGKRVLAEGVETKEQLQLLRNIGCDAVQGYFISKPISEEEFTKYLKRK from the coding sequence ATGGCTGATCGGGAATTTGCCCATAGCTTAATTTATTCTACAGAAACTCTTATTTTTAGCATACTTGCCTTACTTCTCCTTGCTTATTATCGTGGTTTTGGCCGTACTTATGTCAAATTTTGGCTGATCAGTTTATCGGCTCTAGCTGTTAATCAGCTGTCGCTTACCTTTGAGAGTATTTTTAACCAACAAGAAGTCGGTAGCTTCATCGATATTACTATCGCGTTATCACGGCAAATTAGTAACTATTTATACTTCTTGTTTTTAATGCTAGGTATTTATAGTGCGACGAAACAAAAGAAAATATCATCTCAAGTAATATCTATAGGTGTAATCGCCGCTATTGCTATCGGTACAGTAGCTGCATTGCTTTATGGTTTTGACAGTAATAGTGTTTTTAATCGGTTTTACTTGCGTGAAAGTCTAGCTGCTTTCATTTTTGGCTGTGGATTTATTACCACAGCATGCTATTTATTCTCCTCTAATATCAAGCACTTTTCTGGAAAAATTTTATTAATTTTCTGCTTCTTAGTCGGTGCTCGATTTGTTGCATTTTCATTCGCATCGGTTGTGTCTTTGACCGAAGACTGGTTTCGACACTTAACCGAATGGTTGATTTATGTCGATTTGGGTATTCATACAACGTTAGGCTTTATTATACTTATATGGATGCAAGGTGCGGAAAGGCATATCGCTGATACAGCCATTAATCGAGCGAAATATTTAGATAAACATGATGCCTTAACTGGCGTATTAAATCGTGAACAGGTACTTGAAAAATTAACCAACGAAATTAAAATTGCCGAAGATGATGGGAAAAAGCTTTGTATTTACTTACTTGATATTAAACGTTTTAAATTCGTTAATGACACATATGGTTTAAAAGTTGGTGACTTGATTTTAGGTGAAACCGCTCGTCGACTGAATCATAGTTTACTCAAACCCAAAGTGGTGGGGCGTTTGAGCGGTGACTCATTTTTATATGTAATTGATTATGACAATGAGCAGCAACAATTAACGGCAGTAGATCACATTCACGCGTTAATTACGCGACCTTACCAAGTTGCTCAGCAAGAAGTTCACTTACAATGTAGTGTGGGTTATTGTGATTTCCCGTCGGATGCGAATAATGCCGATGACCTGATTCAAAAGTCGAACTTAGCGATATTTCAGGCTCGAAGTCATAATATTCAAAGTGTTAAATATGAAGCTGGCATGCAGTCACATGGCCGGCACTTACTCGTAATGGCAAAAGAAATTCGTCAAGCTATCACGAATGAAGAGCTAGTTTTACATTTTCAGCCACAGTTAAATTTGAAGAATAATCGTTTAGAGGCCGCTGAAGTCTTAGTGCGCTGGCAGCACCCTGATAAAGGTTTATTGGCACCAGGACAATTTTTTGATGATATAGCAGCTCTCAACCTCTTTAGTGAGTTAGATAACTATGTACTGGATAAAACCTGTCAAACGATCGCTAAATGGTACAAAACTTATAGGCGGCGCGTGCCCTTAGCAATAAATATTACCGCTGATGAGTTTCAAGCCACAAACTTTATTCGTAATATTAAATTATTGTTAAAGAAATATGAAATTCCGCCAATTTATCTTGAGTTAGAAATCACCGAAAATGTCGTTATAACGGATATTGAGTTAGTGATGAAAACCATCATAGAATTGCAAAATATGGGGATCAAAGTCTCGATTGATGATTTTGGCACAGGTTATTCGTCTTTAGCTTATTTACGACGGTTGCCGATTGATAAAATAAAAATAGACCGCAGCTTTATTCAAGAAGTGGCGTCTAATGACTCTGATTTAACCATCGTAAAAACCATGATTGAATTATCACATGGTCTGGGTAAACGGGTGTTAGCAGAAGGGGTTGAAACAAAAGAGCAGCTGCAGTTATTACGCAACATTGGCTGTGACGCCGTACAAGGTTATTTTATTAGTAAGCCGATAAGTGAAGAAGAGTTTACTAAGTATTTAAAGCGTAAGTAA
- a CDS encoding gamma-butyrobetaine hydroxylase-like domain-containing protein produces MSKVNRFVINNTTASLSVLFANNELESTKQDSNKAIDLSFEYLRVFAPTDDKGQATGLTPKVYHKKQVKLLKIESVGKHGYRFIFDDNHSNIYSGDYLQLLGVEYQQRWQGYIQSASAANSREATIEIKEVK; encoded by the coding sequence ATGAGTAAAGTTAACCGCTTTGTGATCAATAACACTACCGCAAGTTTGTCGGTACTTTTCGCTAATAATGAGCTTGAAAGTACGAAGCAAGATAGCAATAAGGCTATTGATTTAAGCTTTGAATATTTACGCGTGTTTGCTCCAACCGACGACAAGGGCCAAGCAACAGGCTTAACGCCTAAGGTCTATCATAAGAAACAAGTAAAGCTGCTAAAGATTGAATCGGTGGGCAAACATGGCTACCGATTCATTTTTGATGATAACCATAGCAATATTTATAGTGGCGATTATTTACAGCTATTAGGTGTGGAGTATCAACAACGTTGGCAAGGTTACATTCAAAGCGCCAGCGCAGCAAACAGTCGAGAGGCAACAATAGAAATTAAAGAAGTTAAGTAA
- the hslU gene encoding HslU--HslV peptidase ATPase subunit: MSDMTPREIVHELDSHIVGQSDAKRAVAIALRNRWRRMQLNEELRAEVTPKNILMIGPTGVGKTEIARRLAKLANAPFIKVEATKFTEVGYVGKEVETIIRDLADMAIKMTKEQEMARVKHLAEEAAEERILDVLLPSARDGFGNDEQPENSSTRQVFRKKLREGQLDDKEIELDLAAPQMGVEIMAPPGMEDMTSQLQNMFQSMSSDKTKKRKLKIKDALKALQEEEAAKIVNQDDIKEKAIYQVEQNGIVFIDEIDKICKRGDSSGPDVSREGVQRDLLPLIEGSTVSTKHGMIKTDHILFIASGAFQMSKPSDLIPELQGRLPIRVELKALTTDDFVRILTEPNASLTEQYIALLATEGVHISFSKDGIQAIANAAWQVNESTENIGARRLHTMMERLIEELSFTANDRAGETILIDADFVANILSDLIKDEDLSRFIL, from the coding sequence ATGTCAGATATGACACCACGTGAAATAGTTCACGAATTAGATAGCCACATTGTTGGTCAAAGCGACGCCAAACGTGCGGTCGCCATAGCCCTTAGAAATCGCTGGCGTAGAATGCAACTTAATGAAGAGTTGCGCGCTGAAGTTACCCCTAAAAACATTCTGATGATCGGCCCTACTGGTGTCGGTAAAACAGAAATTGCCCGACGCTTAGCAAAGTTAGCCAACGCGCCTTTCATTAAAGTTGAAGCAACTAAATTCACTGAAGTGGGTTATGTCGGTAAAGAAGTTGAAACGATTATTCGCGACCTTGCTGATATGGCCATTAAGATGACCAAAGAGCAAGAAATGGCGCGTGTTAAACATTTAGCCGAAGAAGCGGCTGAAGAGCGTATCTTAGATGTGTTATTGCCGTCTGCCCGTGACGGCTTTGGTAATGACGAACAACCAGAGAATAGCTCTACTCGCCAAGTTTTCCGTAAAAAGCTACGTGAAGGTCAACTTGACGATAAAGAAATTGAACTCGATTTAGCCGCACCACAGATGGGTGTTGAAATCATGGCACCTCCGGGCATGGAAGACATGACCTCGCAGTTGCAAAACATGTTCCAAAGCATGTCGAGTGACAAAACAAAGAAACGTAAGCTGAAAATCAAAGATGCTTTAAAAGCATTGCAAGAAGAAGAAGCGGCTAAAATTGTTAACCAAGACGACATAAAAGAAAAAGCGATATATCAAGTTGAACAAAACGGCATCGTATTTATTGATGAAATAGATAAAATTTGTAAACGCGGTGACAGCTCAGGTCCTGACGTTTCAAGAGAAGGCGTGCAACGAGATTTATTACCGTTAATTGAAGGCTCTACGGTTAGCACTAAGCACGGTATGATCAAAACTGACCATATATTATTTATAGCCTCTGGTGCATTTCAAATGTCAAAACCATCTGACTTGATCCCAGAACTGCAAGGTCGTTTGCCGATCCGTGTTGAATTAAAAGCCTTAACTACTGATGATTTTGTGCGCATTTTAACCGAGCCTAATGCCTCGTTGACTGAGCAATACATTGCCTTGCTAGCCACTGAAGGCGTGCATATTTCATTTAGTAAAGACGGCATTCAAGCCATTGCAAATGCTGCATGGCAAGTTAACGAAAGCACTGAAAATATTGGTGCACGTCGTTTACACACTATGATGGAACGCTTAATCGAAGAGCTTTCGTTTACCGCCAATGACCGTGCAGGTGAAACGATTCTCATCGATGCTGACTTTGTTGCTAATATCTTATCTGACCTGATTAAAGATGAAGATCTAAGTCGCTTTATTTTATAA
- the hslV gene encoding ATP-dependent protease subunit HslV: MTTIVSVRRNGKVAIGGDGQVSLGNTVMKGNARKVRRLYNGKVLAGFAGGTADAFTLFERFESKLEMHQGHLTKAAVELAKDWRSDRALRKLEALLAVADETASLIITGNGDVVQPENDLIAIGSGGNFAQSAATALLENTDLSAKEIVEKSLKIAGDICVFTNQQHVIDEL; the protein is encoded by the coding sequence GTGACTACTATTGTTTCTGTCAGACGTAATGGCAAAGTTGCCATAGGTGGTGATGGTCAAGTTTCCCTTGGCAACACTGTAATGAAAGGCAATGCGCGTAAAGTACGCCGTTTATACAATGGCAAAGTACTTGCCGGTTTTGCTGGCGGCACAGCCGATGCCTTTACCCTATTTGAACGTTTTGAAAGCAAGTTAGAAATGCACCAAGGTCATTTGACCAAAGCGGCCGTTGAACTTGCTAAAGATTGGCGAAGTGATCGCGCGCTGCGCAAACTTGAAGCGTTATTGGCAGTTGCCGATGAAACCGCGTCGCTGATCATCACCGGTAATGGTGATGTTGTGCAACCTGAAAATGACCTCATTGCCATTGGTAGTGGTGGCAACTTCGCACAATCTGCCGCCACAGCATTACTTGAAAACACCGACCTTTCTGCGAAAGAAATTGTTGAAAAATCATTAAAAATTGCCGGTGATATTTGTGTATTCACCAATCAGCAACACGTGATTGATGAACTATAA